The window GCAGCGACGTGCCGTTCTCCCTGGTCGGCGGCGCCGCCCTCGGTATCGGCCGCGGCGAGCAGCTGACCCCGATCGACGTCGGCGGCACGTTCCACTGGGTGTTCGCGGTCGCCGACGGCGGGCTCTCCACCCCGGCCGTCTACGGGGAGTTCGACCGGCTCACCGCGGGCACCGACGTCCCCGCACCGGAAGCCTCGCCGGCCCTCCTCGACGCCCTGCGCACCGGCAGCACCGACGTGCTCGCGAAGGCCCTCTCCAACGACCTGCAGCCCGCCGCGCTCTCCCTGCGGCCCTCGCTCGCCGACACCCTCGCCGCCGGCACCGGGGCGGGTGCGCTGGCCGCGCTGGTCTCGGGCTCCGGGCCGACCACCGCGTTCCTGGCGGCGGACGCGGAGGCGGCGCGCAGGATCGCGGACACGCTGCGGACGTCGGGGACCTGCCGGACCGCGCGGGTCGCGGTCTCCCCGGCGCCGGGTGCCACGATCGTCTGACCGCGGGTACTCAGTCGGGAATTGAGTACGGTCGCGCTGCCGCCCCCGGGGCATCGGGCGCGACCGTACCCATATGGGATCAAGTGTTCGTGAACTGGCCGGGGCCACCCCGGCCACCCGGGACCGGTACATCGACCTGCTGCGTGTCGCCTCGCTCGGGACGGTCGTCCTCGGGCACTGGCTGATGGCCGCCGTCACCGCCGACGGCGTCGGCAACCTGCTCGCCGTCGTCCCCGGCCTCCAGCTGCTGACCTGGGTGCTCCAGATCATGCCGGTGTTCTTCTTCGTCGGCGGCTTCTCGCACGCCCTGTCGTACCGCTCCCTCGGCCGCAAGCAGCCCGCCGGCTCGACGGACTCCGTCTACTCGGCCTTTCTCCGGGCCAGACTGCAGCGGCTGCTGCGCCCCACCATGGTCTTCATCCTGGTCTGGGGGACGGCCGCGCTGATCGTCCAGCTGCTCGGCGGGGGCGGCGGGCTGACCGGGGTCACGCTGCGGCTGGTGGCCCAGCCGCTCTGGTTCATCGGGATCTACCTCGCGATGGTGGCGTTCACACCGCCGCTGCTGAAGCTGCACGACCGGTACGGCTGGGGTGCCTTCGCCGGGCTTGCCGCGGCGGCGGTCGCGGTCGACGTGCTGCGGTTCGCCGCCGGTGTCCCGTACATCGCGTTCCTCAATTTCGCGTTCGTCTGGCTCGCCGTGCACCAGCTGGGCTTCCTGCGCGCCGACGGCCGCATCAGCCGCCCCGCGCTGCTGGCCGGCCCCGGCCTGGCCGCCGCGGCCGCGCTGGTCGCGTTCGGCCCGTATCCGCTCTCCATGGTCGGGATGCCCGGCGAGAAGATCAGCAACATGGCGCCGCCGACGCTCGCCCTGCTCTGCCACGGCCTGTGGCTGGTCGGCGCGGTCGAGCTGCTGCGCGGCCCCGGCGCCCGGCTGGTCGCCCGCCCGCGGTTGTGGCGCGGGGTCGTGGCGGCCAACGGGGTGGCGATGACCGCGTTCCTCTGGCACCTCACCGCGATGCTCGGGGTCTACGGGGCGATGATCGC is drawn from Streptomyces sp. NBC_01717 and contains these coding sequences:
- a CDS encoding 4-(cytidine 5'-diphospho)-2-C-methyl-D-erythritol kinase, which translates into the protein MSVTVRVPAKVNVQLAVGAPRPDGFHDLANVFLAVGLYDEVTVSPADALTVTCSGPDAAQVPLDAGNLAARAAIALAERHGVAPDVHIHISKDIPVAGGMAGGSADAAAALVACDALWATGATRDELLAICAELGSDVPFSLVGGAALGIGRGEQLTPIDVGGTFHWVFAVADGGLSTPAVYGEFDRLTAGTDVPAPEASPALLDALRTGSTDVLAKALSNDLQPAALSLRPSLADTLAAGTGAGALAALVSGSGPTTAFLAADAEAARRIADTLRTSGTCRTARVAVSPAPGATIV
- a CDS encoding acyltransferase family protein translates to MGSSVRELAGATPATRDRYIDLLRVASLGTVVLGHWLMAAVTADGVGNLLAVVPGLQLLTWVLQIMPVFFFVGGFSHALSYRSLGRKQPAGSTDSVYSAFLRARLQRLLRPTMVFILVWGTAALIVQLLGGGGGLTGVTLRLVAQPLWFIGIYLAMVAFTPPLLKLHDRYGWGAFAGLAAAAVAVDVLRFAAGVPYIAFLNFAFVWLAVHQLGFLRADGRISRPALLAGPGLAAAAALVAFGPYPLSMVGMPGEKISNMAPPTLALLCHGLWLVGAVELLRGPGARLVARPRLWRGVVAANGVAMTAFLWHLTAMLGVYGAMIALHVPLPEPATGAWWAQVPVRIAVAAAVTAGLVTVFRTFERPVTAIPGKGSGPVSALGVTLCLFGVLGVSMVGFGGLLDGHTAVLIAVRVSAPTAVAMALGGWLLVERAGRGRRAGDGSPG